The proteins below come from a single Denticeps clupeoides chromosome 15, fDenClu1.1, whole genome shotgun sequence genomic window:
- the mta3 gene encoding metastasis-associated protein MTA3 isoform X1: MAANMYRVGDYVFFENSSSNPYLIRRIEELNKTASGNVEAKVVCFYRRRDISHSLIQLADKHAKDLEEEKGNPSEPELSEKQKHQLRHRELFLSRQYESLPATHIRGKCSVALLNETEAVLSYLDKEDTFFYSLVYDPTQKTLLADKGEIRVGPRFQADVPEMLQEDEPDERDQSKLEVKMWDPECPLTNKQIDQFLVVARAVGTFARALDCSSSVRQPSLHMSAAAASRDITLFHAMDTLHRHDYDLSSALSVLVPQGGPVLCRDEMEEWSSSEANLFEEALEKYGKDFNDIRQDFLPWKSLTSIIEYYYMWKTTDRYVQQKRLKAAEAESKLKQVYIPTYNKPNPNQISVSNGKMATVNGAAGPGGYPASGGGRACESCFAIQSPQWYSWGPPNMQCRLCVSCWMYWKKYGGLKMPSRAEGAEEKTSPSPTPNEPRSRGHGPRQSSHMVPIRNTGGSKSSMKTKQAFLLQATRLTKLARHMCRDIIRLRRAARRPFVPINCGAIKAEYMIRVSEGLGGRPKRTRTTQRSTLTSVLQYLETRPVSHAPRSHRTPGLQVQPPRRLLSSLPSHGPLGMLGKRSYHHHSRLETERRAAAPGQDNPGHIVGPVLHNGRSTSSTNLRSSGVMLRKRRPNWIDAPDDSFFLVSRETRKARRLLSRSQLRRACRQPCEQINLRRIPQGQPQGGPILAPQHPGLRMRGPIVIHD, from the exons ATGGCGGCCAACATGTACCGGGTCGGAG ATTATGTCTTTTTTGAAAACTCCTCAAGTAACCCATACCTGATCAGAAGAATAGAGGAGTTGAATAAG ACAGCGAGCGGGAATGTGGAGGCCAaggttgtgtgtttttacagaaGAAGAGACATCTCACACAGCCTCATCCAGCTGGCAGACAAACATGCTA aggacttgGAGGAAGAGAAAGGTAACCCCTCCGAACCTGAGCTGTCTGAAAAACAGAAGCACCAACTTCGTCACCGAGAGCTTTTCTTGTCTCGCCAGTATGAGTCTCTTCCCGCCACACACATAAG AGGCAAATGCAGCGTGGCACTGCTCAACGAGACAGAGGCGGTCTTGTCCTACCTAGACAAAGAG GACACATTCTTCTACTCACTGGTGTATGACCCAACACAGAAGACACTGTTGGCAGACAAAGGAGAGATCCGTGTTGGACCCCGTTTTCAAGCTGATGTCCCAGAGATGCTGCAAGAAG ATGAACCTGATGAGAGGGACCAGTCCAAACTGGAGGTGAAAATGTGGGACCCAGAATGCCCACTCACAAATAAGCAGATTGACCAGTTCTTGGTGGTGGCCCG GGCGGTGGGCACGTTTGCTCGTGCACTGGACTGCAGTAGCTCCGTTAGACAACCTAGCTTACACATGAGTGCGGCTGCCGCATCACGAGACATCACACTG TTCCATGCTATGGACACGCTCCATCGGCATGATTATGACCTCTCCAGTGCCCTGAGTGTGCTGGTACCACAGGGCGGCCCTGTACTGTGCCGAGATGAGATGGAGGAGTGGAGCTCATCGGAAGCCAACTTGTTTGAGGAGGCACTGGAAAAATACGGCAAGGACTTCAATGATATCCGGCAAGATTTT ctCCCTTGGAAGTCACTGACTAGTATCATTGAGTATTACTACATGTGGAAAACCACAGACAGATACGTGCAACAG AAGCGGCTGAAGGCAGCTGAGGCAGAGAGTAAACTGAAGCAAGTTTACATACCAACATA TAACAAACCCAACCCAAATCAGATTTCGGTCAGTAATGGCAAAATGGCCACTGTGAATGGTGCCGCAGGTCCAGGTGGCTATCCCGCATCTGGAGGTGGTCGTGCTTGTGAAAGTTGCTTTG CCATACAGTCTCCTCAGTGGTACTCCTGGGGTCCACCCAACATGCAGTGCCGGCTTTGTGTTTCCTGCTGGATGTACTGGAAAAAGTATGGTGGACTGAAAATGCCAAGCAGAGCTGAGGGTGCTGAGGAAAAGACTTCTCCGAGCCCAACACCTAAT GAACCCCGTTCCCGTGGACATGGGCCACGCCAGTCCTCGCACATGGTGCCTATACGAAACACTGGTGGTTCCAAGTCCTCAATGAAGACCAAGCAGGCTTTCCTGCTCCAGGCTACACGACTCACGAAGCTAGCACGTCACATGTGCCGCGACATCATCCGGCTGCGCCGGGCCGCACGCCGCCCCTTTGTGCCCATTAACTGTGGTGCCATAAAGGCAGAGT ACATGATCCGAGTGTCAGAAGGGCTGGGGGGACGACCCAAACGAACCAGAACCACCCAGAGGAGCACCCTGACCAGTGTGCTACAGTACCTTG AGACTCGTCCAGTATCGCATGCTCCCCGCTCTCACCGAACGCCCGGCCTACAAGTGCAGCCGCCCCGTCGTCTGCTGTCCTCCCTGCCAAGCCATGGCCCACTCGGCATGCTGGGAAAGCGCAGCTACCATCACCATAGCAGGCTGGAGACAGAAAGGAGAGCAGCTGCTCCAGGACAAG ATAATCCGGGACACATCGTTGGGCCAGTTTTG CATAACGGGCGAAGCACCAGCAGCACAAACCTGCGTTCCAGTGGCGTGATGCTTCGAAAGAGGCGACCCAACTGGATCGATGCCCCAGATGACAGCTTCTTCCTTGTTTCCCGGGAGACTAG GAAAGCCAGGAGGCTGCTCTCTCGCTCCCAGCTGAGACGAGCTTGCAGGCAGCCCTGTGAGCAGATCAACCTGCGCCGGATCCCGCAGGGCCAGCCGCAAGGGGGACCTATCCTGGCCCCGCAGCACCCCGGTCTGCGGATGCGAGGGCCCATTGTGATCCACGACTGA
- the mta3 gene encoding metastasis-associated protein MTA3 isoform X3 — MAANMYRVGDYVFFENSSSNPYLIRRIEELNKTASGNVEAKVVCFYRRRDISHSLIQLADKHAKDLEEEKGNPSEPELSEKQKHQLRHRELFLSRQYESLPATHIRGKCSVALLNETEAVLSYLDKEDTFFYSLVYDPTQKTLLADKGEIRVGPRFQADVPEMLQEDEPDERDQSKLEVKMWDPECPLTNKQIDQFLVVARAVGTFARALDCSSSVRQPSLHMSAAAASRDITLFHAMDTLHRHDYDLSSALSVLVPQGGPVLCRDEMEEWSSSEANLFEEALEKYGKDFNDIRQDFLPWKSLTSIIEYYYMWKTTDRYVQQKRLKAAEAESKLKQVYIPTYNKPNPNQISVSNGKMATVNGAAGPGGYPASGGGRACESCFAIQSPQWYSWGPPNMQCRLCVSCWMYWKKYGGLKMPSRAEGAEEKTSPSPTPNEPRSRGHGPRQSSHMVPIRNTGGSKSSMKTKQAFLLQATRLTKLARHMCRDIIRLRRAARRPFVPINCGAIKAEYMIRVSEGLGGRPKRTRTTQRSTLTSVLQYLETRPVSHAPRSHRTPGLQVQPPRRLLSSLPSHGPLGMLGKRSYHHHSRLETERRAAAPGQDNPGHIVGPVLHNGRSTSSTNLRSSGVMLRKRRPNWIDAPDDSFFLVSRETSQEAALSLPAETSLQAAL, encoded by the exons ATGGCGGCCAACATGTACCGGGTCGGAG ATTATGTCTTTTTTGAAAACTCCTCAAGTAACCCATACCTGATCAGAAGAATAGAGGAGTTGAATAAG ACAGCGAGCGGGAATGTGGAGGCCAaggttgtgtgtttttacagaaGAAGAGACATCTCACACAGCCTCATCCAGCTGGCAGACAAACATGCTA aggacttgGAGGAAGAGAAAGGTAACCCCTCCGAACCTGAGCTGTCTGAAAAACAGAAGCACCAACTTCGTCACCGAGAGCTTTTCTTGTCTCGCCAGTATGAGTCTCTTCCCGCCACACACATAAG AGGCAAATGCAGCGTGGCACTGCTCAACGAGACAGAGGCGGTCTTGTCCTACCTAGACAAAGAG GACACATTCTTCTACTCACTGGTGTATGACCCAACACAGAAGACACTGTTGGCAGACAAAGGAGAGATCCGTGTTGGACCCCGTTTTCAAGCTGATGTCCCAGAGATGCTGCAAGAAG ATGAACCTGATGAGAGGGACCAGTCCAAACTGGAGGTGAAAATGTGGGACCCAGAATGCCCACTCACAAATAAGCAGATTGACCAGTTCTTGGTGGTGGCCCG GGCGGTGGGCACGTTTGCTCGTGCACTGGACTGCAGTAGCTCCGTTAGACAACCTAGCTTACACATGAGTGCGGCTGCCGCATCACGAGACATCACACTG TTCCATGCTATGGACACGCTCCATCGGCATGATTATGACCTCTCCAGTGCCCTGAGTGTGCTGGTACCACAGGGCGGCCCTGTACTGTGCCGAGATGAGATGGAGGAGTGGAGCTCATCGGAAGCCAACTTGTTTGAGGAGGCACTGGAAAAATACGGCAAGGACTTCAATGATATCCGGCAAGATTTT ctCCCTTGGAAGTCACTGACTAGTATCATTGAGTATTACTACATGTGGAAAACCACAGACAGATACGTGCAACAG AAGCGGCTGAAGGCAGCTGAGGCAGAGAGTAAACTGAAGCAAGTTTACATACCAACATA TAACAAACCCAACCCAAATCAGATTTCGGTCAGTAATGGCAAAATGGCCACTGTGAATGGTGCCGCAGGTCCAGGTGGCTATCCCGCATCTGGAGGTGGTCGTGCTTGTGAAAGTTGCTTTG CCATACAGTCTCCTCAGTGGTACTCCTGGGGTCCACCCAACATGCAGTGCCGGCTTTGTGTTTCCTGCTGGATGTACTGGAAAAAGTATGGTGGACTGAAAATGCCAAGCAGAGCTGAGGGTGCTGAGGAAAAGACTTCTCCGAGCCCAACACCTAAT GAACCCCGTTCCCGTGGACATGGGCCACGCCAGTCCTCGCACATGGTGCCTATACGAAACACTGGTGGTTCCAAGTCCTCAATGAAGACCAAGCAGGCTTTCCTGCTCCAGGCTACACGACTCACGAAGCTAGCACGTCACATGTGCCGCGACATCATCCGGCTGCGCCGGGCCGCACGCCGCCCCTTTGTGCCCATTAACTGTGGTGCCATAAAGGCAGAGT ACATGATCCGAGTGTCAGAAGGGCTGGGGGGACGACCCAAACGAACCAGAACCACCCAGAGGAGCACCCTGACCAGTGTGCTACAGTACCTTG AGACTCGTCCAGTATCGCATGCTCCCCGCTCTCACCGAACGCCCGGCCTACAAGTGCAGCCGCCCCGTCGTCTGCTGTCCTCCCTGCCAAGCCATGGCCCACTCGGCATGCTGGGAAAGCGCAGCTACCATCACCATAGCAGGCTGGAGACAGAAAGGAGAGCAGCTGCTCCAGGACAAG ATAATCCGGGACACATCGTTGGGCCAGTTTTG CATAACGGGCGAAGCACCAGCAGCACAAACCTGCGTTCCAGTGGCGTGATGCTTCGAAAGAGGCGACCCAACTGGATCGATGCCCCAGATGACAGCTTCTTCCTTGTTTCCCGGGAGACTAG CCAGGAGGCTGCTCTCTCGCTCCCAGCTGAGACGAGCTTGCAGGCAGCCCTGTGA
- the mta3 gene encoding metastasis-associated protein MTA3 isoform X2, with the protein MAANMYRVGDYVFFENSSSNPYLIRRIEELNKTASGNVEAKVVCFYRRRDISHSLIQLADKHAKDLEEEKGNPSEPELSEKQKHQLRHRELFLSRQYESLPATHIRGKCSVALLNETEAVLSYLDKEDTFFYSLVYDPTQKTLLADKGEIRVGPRFQADVPEMLQEDEPDERDQSKLEVKMWDPECPLTNKQIDQFLVVARAVGTFARALDCSSSVRQPSLHMSAAAASRDITLFHAMDTLHRHDYDLSSALSVLVPQGGPVLCRDEMEEWSSSEANLFEEALEKYGKDFNDIRQDFLPWKSLTSIIEYYYMWKTTDRYVQQKRLKAAEAESKLKQVYIPTYNKPNPNQISVSNGKMATVNGAAGPGGYPASGGGRACESCFAIQSPQWYSWGPPNMQCRLCVSCWMYWKKYGGLKMPSRAEGAEEKTSPSPTPNEPRSRGHGPRQSSHMVPIRNTGGSKSSMKTKQAFLLQATRLTKLARHMCRDIIRLRRAARRPFVPINCGAIKAEYMIRVSEGLGGRPKRTRTTQRSTLTSVLQYLETRPVSHAPRSHRTPGLQVQPPRRLLSSLPSHGPLGMLGKRSYHHHSRLETERRAAAPGQDNPGHIVGPVLHNGRSTSSTNLRSSGVMLRKRRPNWIDAPDDSFFLVSRETRWVSQESQEAALSLPAETSLQAAL; encoded by the exons ATGGCGGCCAACATGTACCGGGTCGGAG ATTATGTCTTTTTTGAAAACTCCTCAAGTAACCCATACCTGATCAGAAGAATAGAGGAGTTGAATAAG ACAGCGAGCGGGAATGTGGAGGCCAaggttgtgtgtttttacagaaGAAGAGACATCTCACACAGCCTCATCCAGCTGGCAGACAAACATGCTA aggacttgGAGGAAGAGAAAGGTAACCCCTCCGAACCTGAGCTGTCTGAAAAACAGAAGCACCAACTTCGTCACCGAGAGCTTTTCTTGTCTCGCCAGTATGAGTCTCTTCCCGCCACACACATAAG AGGCAAATGCAGCGTGGCACTGCTCAACGAGACAGAGGCGGTCTTGTCCTACCTAGACAAAGAG GACACATTCTTCTACTCACTGGTGTATGACCCAACACAGAAGACACTGTTGGCAGACAAAGGAGAGATCCGTGTTGGACCCCGTTTTCAAGCTGATGTCCCAGAGATGCTGCAAGAAG ATGAACCTGATGAGAGGGACCAGTCCAAACTGGAGGTGAAAATGTGGGACCCAGAATGCCCACTCACAAATAAGCAGATTGACCAGTTCTTGGTGGTGGCCCG GGCGGTGGGCACGTTTGCTCGTGCACTGGACTGCAGTAGCTCCGTTAGACAACCTAGCTTACACATGAGTGCGGCTGCCGCATCACGAGACATCACACTG TTCCATGCTATGGACACGCTCCATCGGCATGATTATGACCTCTCCAGTGCCCTGAGTGTGCTGGTACCACAGGGCGGCCCTGTACTGTGCCGAGATGAGATGGAGGAGTGGAGCTCATCGGAAGCCAACTTGTTTGAGGAGGCACTGGAAAAATACGGCAAGGACTTCAATGATATCCGGCAAGATTTT ctCCCTTGGAAGTCACTGACTAGTATCATTGAGTATTACTACATGTGGAAAACCACAGACAGATACGTGCAACAG AAGCGGCTGAAGGCAGCTGAGGCAGAGAGTAAACTGAAGCAAGTTTACATACCAACATA TAACAAACCCAACCCAAATCAGATTTCGGTCAGTAATGGCAAAATGGCCACTGTGAATGGTGCCGCAGGTCCAGGTGGCTATCCCGCATCTGGAGGTGGTCGTGCTTGTGAAAGTTGCTTTG CCATACAGTCTCCTCAGTGGTACTCCTGGGGTCCACCCAACATGCAGTGCCGGCTTTGTGTTTCCTGCTGGATGTACTGGAAAAAGTATGGTGGACTGAAAATGCCAAGCAGAGCTGAGGGTGCTGAGGAAAAGACTTCTCCGAGCCCAACACCTAAT GAACCCCGTTCCCGTGGACATGGGCCACGCCAGTCCTCGCACATGGTGCCTATACGAAACACTGGTGGTTCCAAGTCCTCAATGAAGACCAAGCAGGCTTTCCTGCTCCAGGCTACACGACTCACGAAGCTAGCACGTCACATGTGCCGCGACATCATCCGGCTGCGCCGGGCCGCACGCCGCCCCTTTGTGCCCATTAACTGTGGTGCCATAAAGGCAGAGT ACATGATCCGAGTGTCAGAAGGGCTGGGGGGACGACCCAAACGAACCAGAACCACCCAGAGGAGCACCCTGACCAGTGTGCTACAGTACCTTG AGACTCGTCCAGTATCGCATGCTCCCCGCTCTCACCGAACGCCCGGCCTACAAGTGCAGCCGCCCCGTCGTCTGCTGTCCTCCCTGCCAAGCCATGGCCCACTCGGCATGCTGGGAAAGCGCAGCTACCATCACCATAGCAGGCTGGAGACAGAAAGGAGAGCAGCTGCTCCAGGACAAG ATAATCCGGGACACATCGTTGGGCCAGTTTTG CATAACGGGCGAAGCACCAGCAGCACAAACCTGCGTTCCAGTGGCGTGATGCTTCGAAAGAGGCGACCCAACTGGATCGATGCCCCAGATGACAGCTTCTTCCTTGTTTCCCGGGAGACTAGGTGGGTCTCGCAG GAAAGCCAGGAGGCTGCTCTCTCGCTCCCAGCTGAGACGAGCTTGCAGGCAGCCCTGTGA
- the mta3 gene encoding metastasis-associated protein MTA3 isoform X4: MAANMYRVGDYVFFENSSSNPYLIRRIEELNKTASGNVEAKVVCFYRRRDISHSLIQLADKHAKDLEEEKGNPSEPELSEKQKHQLRHRELFLSRQYESLPATHIRGKCSVALLNETEAVLSYLDKEDTFFYSLVYDPTQKTLLADKGEIRVGPRFQADVPEMLQEDEPDERDQSKLEVKMWDPECPLTNKQIDQFLVVARAVGTFARALDCSSSVRQPSLHMSAAAASRDITLFHAMDTLHRHDYDLSSALSVLVPQGGPVLCRDEMEEWSSSEANLFEEALEKYGKDFNDIRQDFLPWKSLTSIIEYYYMWKTTDRYVQQKRLKAAEAESKLKQVYIPTYNKPNPNQISVSNGKMATVNGAAGPGGYPASGGGRACESCFAIQSPQWYSWGPPNMQCRLCVSCWMYWKKYGGLKMPSRAEGAEEKTSPSPTPNEPRSRGHGPRQSSHMVPIRNTGGSKSSMKTKQAFLLQATRLTKLARHMCRDIIRLRRAARRPFVPINCGAIKAEYMIRVSEGLGGRPKRTRTTQRSTLTSVLQYLETRPVSHAPRSHRTPGLQVQPPRRLLSSLPSHGPLGMLGKRSYHHHSRLETERRAAAPGQDNPGHIVGPVLHNGRSTSSTNLRSSGVMLRKRRPNWIDAPDDSFFLVSRETRWVSQPGGCSLAPS, translated from the exons ATGGCGGCCAACATGTACCGGGTCGGAG ATTATGTCTTTTTTGAAAACTCCTCAAGTAACCCATACCTGATCAGAAGAATAGAGGAGTTGAATAAG ACAGCGAGCGGGAATGTGGAGGCCAaggttgtgtgtttttacagaaGAAGAGACATCTCACACAGCCTCATCCAGCTGGCAGACAAACATGCTA aggacttgGAGGAAGAGAAAGGTAACCCCTCCGAACCTGAGCTGTCTGAAAAACAGAAGCACCAACTTCGTCACCGAGAGCTTTTCTTGTCTCGCCAGTATGAGTCTCTTCCCGCCACACACATAAG AGGCAAATGCAGCGTGGCACTGCTCAACGAGACAGAGGCGGTCTTGTCCTACCTAGACAAAGAG GACACATTCTTCTACTCACTGGTGTATGACCCAACACAGAAGACACTGTTGGCAGACAAAGGAGAGATCCGTGTTGGACCCCGTTTTCAAGCTGATGTCCCAGAGATGCTGCAAGAAG ATGAACCTGATGAGAGGGACCAGTCCAAACTGGAGGTGAAAATGTGGGACCCAGAATGCCCACTCACAAATAAGCAGATTGACCAGTTCTTGGTGGTGGCCCG GGCGGTGGGCACGTTTGCTCGTGCACTGGACTGCAGTAGCTCCGTTAGACAACCTAGCTTACACATGAGTGCGGCTGCCGCATCACGAGACATCACACTG TTCCATGCTATGGACACGCTCCATCGGCATGATTATGACCTCTCCAGTGCCCTGAGTGTGCTGGTACCACAGGGCGGCCCTGTACTGTGCCGAGATGAGATGGAGGAGTGGAGCTCATCGGAAGCCAACTTGTTTGAGGAGGCACTGGAAAAATACGGCAAGGACTTCAATGATATCCGGCAAGATTTT ctCCCTTGGAAGTCACTGACTAGTATCATTGAGTATTACTACATGTGGAAAACCACAGACAGATACGTGCAACAG AAGCGGCTGAAGGCAGCTGAGGCAGAGAGTAAACTGAAGCAAGTTTACATACCAACATA TAACAAACCCAACCCAAATCAGATTTCGGTCAGTAATGGCAAAATGGCCACTGTGAATGGTGCCGCAGGTCCAGGTGGCTATCCCGCATCTGGAGGTGGTCGTGCTTGTGAAAGTTGCTTTG CCATACAGTCTCCTCAGTGGTACTCCTGGGGTCCACCCAACATGCAGTGCCGGCTTTGTGTTTCCTGCTGGATGTACTGGAAAAAGTATGGTGGACTGAAAATGCCAAGCAGAGCTGAGGGTGCTGAGGAAAAGACTTCTCCGAGCCCAACACCTAAT GAACCCCGTTCCCGTGGACATGGGCCACGCCAGTCCTCGCACATGGTGCCTATACGAAACACTGGTGGTTCCAAGTCCTCAATGAAGACCAAGCAGGCTTTCCTGCTCCAGGCTACACGACTCACGAAGCTAGCACGTCACATGTGCCGCGACATCATCCGGCTGCGCCGGGCCGCACGCCGCCCCTTTGTGCCCATTAACTGTGGTGCCATAAAGGCAGAGT ACATGATCCGAGTGTCAGAAGGGCTGGGGGGACGACCCAAACGAACCAGAACCACCCAGAGGAGCACCCTGACCAGTGTGCTACAGTACCTTG AGACTCGTCCAGTATCGCATGCTCCCCGCTCTCACCGAACGCCCGGCCTACAAGTGCAGCCGCCCCGTCGTCTGCTGTCCTCCCTGCCAAGCCATGGCCCACTCGGCATGCTGGGAAAGCGCAGCTACCATCACCATAGCAGGCTGGAGACAGAAAGGAGAGCAGCTGCTCCAGGACAAG ATAATCCGGGACACATCGTTGGGCCAGTTTTG CATAACGGGCGAAGCACCAGCAGCACAAACCTGCGTTCCAGTGGCGTGATGCTTCGAAAGAGGCGACCCAACTGGATCGATGCCCCAGATGACAGCTTCTTCCTTGTTTCCCGGGAGACTAGGTGGGTCTCGCAG CCAGGAGGCTGCTCTCTCGCTCCCAGCTGA